DNA from Gephyromycinifex aptenodytis:
GCGTGTCGCGCCAGGTGGCGGCCACGTTGGGGCTTGCCTACCTCGACACCGGGGCGATGTATCGGGCGTTGACCTGGTGGTGTCTGCGCAACGGGATCGATTTGGATGATGAGGCGGCTGTGAGCGCTGCCGCGAGAACTTTCCCGCTGCGAATGGGGACCGACCCGGGCGCCCCGATGGTGCACGTCGGCGAGGACGACGTCACCGCGGCGGTGCGTGATTCCGGTATTTCCGGACAGGTGTCACGGGTTGCGCGACACCTGCCCACCCGAGCGGTGCTCATCGAGCTGCAACGCGAGCACATTCGCGCGGCCGCCGCCGAGGGGCCGGGCATCGTGGCTGAGGGCCGTGACCTGACCACGGTGGTCGCCCCCGACGCCCAGGTTCGGCTGTTGCTGAGCGCCAGCGAAGAGGCCCGGCTCGCCCGGCGCGCCAAAGATGTCCACGGCAACGCGGCGACAGCCTCCATCGAAGCCACCCGCGACGAGGTGGTGCGCAGGGACCGCGACGATTCGGCTGTGGCGCAGTTCTTGGCCCCTGCCGACGGGGTGTCTCTCCTGGACACCTCGCACCTGGATTTCGCCGCCACCGTCGATGCTGTGCTGGCCTTGATCGCCTCCCGTAGTGGGCCGATTGCCCCCGACAGCCCGACCGATCACACCGAGCGTGCGCCGAGCACCGGCTCGGATGAGGGAGAATGACCTGATGCCCACCCCACACGAGCCAGAGTCGGACGATCTCGCGCCTATCGACACCCCGCACGAGGAGCCCGCTGCGCCCGTTGAGGCAGCAGCCGAGAACGCGATGGAGAACACCCTCCTGGCAGGACTGGAGGAGTTCGAGCTCGAAGAGGAGGACCGCGCCCTGATCGAGGGACGCGACCTCATCCTCGACGAAGACGAAGAGGAAGAAGCCCGTCCGGTGGTGGCTGTCGTCGGCCGTCCGAACGTCGGCAAGTCGACCCTGGTCAACCGGATCCTGGGACGCCGCGAAGCAGTCGTGGAGGACGTGCCCGGCGTCACCCGCGACCGGGTGGC
Protein-coding regions in this window:
- the cmk gene encoding (d)CMP kinase, coding for MSSSSSGSNSIHGRGNGLVVAIDGPSGSGKSSVSRQVAATLGLAYLDTGAMYRALTWWCLRNGIDLDDEAAVSAAARTFPLRMGTDPGAPMVHVGEDDVTAAVRDSGISGQVSRVARHLPTRAVLIELQREHIRAAAAEGPGIVAEGRDLTTVVAPDAQVRLLLSASEEARLARRAKDVHGNAATASIEATRDEVVRRDRDDSAVAQFLAPADGVSLLDTSHLDFAATVDAVLALIASRSGPIAPDSPTDHTERAPSTGSDEGE